From one Ctenopharyngodon idella isolate HZGC_01 chromosome 15, HZGC01, whole genome shotgun sequence genomic stretch:
- the LOC127495696 gene encoding sialic acid-binding Ig-like lectin 5, translating to MLQTLLFILTVVRMKNCEISHPDEPTNFSIRVQDNFTEEAGLCIRVFCSFTVPQSVSKPIRRTWFKGDPQKPSVEVPCVNILDIYLGNEIECSFMLNNLVQGESDGEYRLKLEWGQGKVHIFSQTVNITVKELTQKPTINVPQLTAGEKAEISCKVPGDCTNPSVDIVWTGIKPDETRRGAHAVIGRVQQYSVMTFHPEPEHHNTKLTCTVIYQKSIQTESTVILEVRHAPKILNSSRCLVWGDELTCMCVSSGVPLPQIYWSILDGEYYSVFSAENTISIITVSIASFRNINATVECVSENLVGWTEMKIQVHNHAEKPKVSWSLSTSWIFFTLSAVVNVIFASCLTVVLRRETQKQPNDDNHVYMTSMKREESVYETIKMSSERS from the exons acCCTGATGAACCGACTAACTTCTCCATCAGAGTACAAGACAACTTCACTGAAGAGGCCGGTTTGTGCATCAGAGTGTTCTGTTCTTTCACTGTCCCTCAAAGTGTCTCAAAACCCATTAGGAGAACCTGGTTCAAAGGAGATCCACAAAAACCATCTGTTGAAGTTCCTTGTGTTAACATACTTGATATATATTTGGGCAATGAGATAGAGTGCAGCTTTATGCTAAACAACTTGGTTCAGGGCGAATCTGATGGTGAATACAGACTGAAACTGGAGTGGGGACAAGGGAAAGTGCATATCTTTTCTCAGACAGTGAATATTACTGTAAAAG AGCTCACCCAGAAACCAACTATAAACGTCCCACAGCTCACAGCAGGAGAGAAGGCCGAGATATCCTGCAAAGTTCCAGGGGATTGCACGAATCCATCGGTAGATATTGTTTGGACAGGGATTAAACCTGATGAAACTAGACGTGGAGCTCATGCAGTGATTGGCAGGGTACAGCAGTATTCAGTAATGACTTTCCATCCTGAGCCTGAACATCACAATACTAAGCTCACCTGCACAGTCATTTATCAAAAAAGCATACAGACTGAAAGTACTGTGATCCTTGAAGTAAGAC ATGCTCCTAAAATCCTGAATAGCTCTCGTTGTTTGGTGTGGGGTGATGAATTGACCTGCATGTGTGTCAGCAGTGGTGTGCCGTTACCCCAGATATACTGGTCGATTCTGGATGGTGAATATTACAGTGTCTTTTCAGCAGAGAACACCATCAGTATCATCACCGTCTCCATTGCTAGTTTCAGGAACATCAACGCTACTGTTGAATGTGTCAGTGAGAATCTCGTTGGTTGGACAGAAATGAAAATCCAAGTGCACAATCATGCTGAGAAACCCAAAG TAAGTTGGAGTTTGTCCACCTCTTGGATATTCTTTACCCTTTCAGCTGTTGTAAATGTCATCTTTGCTTCCTGTTTGACTGTCGTCCTACG GAGAGAAACACAAAAGCAACCAAATGATGACAACCATGTCTACATGACTTCAATGAAGAGAGAGGAATCTGTGTATgagacaattaaaatgtcttcaGAGAGATCTTAG